A genomic window from Chitinophagaceae bacterium includes:
- a CDS encoding glycosyltransferase family 39 protein — translation MRKYLPVKHFSGSYYFMIFMLIVVIRTLFTLFYPLNSYQFFAADSNEYVGLANNILSFNFNFDIGRFIRSPLYPFFIALHKIIFQSYWQNALIASQILLSGFTGIYLCLISKELFKNVPSIVITGLLYSIYLPVFYYVYSFTSETVYMFFNVVSIYYLLRLLKENRAKHLIGYGVSFSLAYLTRAEILLFVPFVVSLIFYAYRKNFYDAFKISCSVFIIWFLMTLPWALVNEKIHHSYITSSNGGKYVFYLSNSRLGYADIVETPAIGSPGYDALLNNYNFYNSDYDSIINLASNIKQDAFFLSAIRWIGNNPDKFIKVKICNLLNFFLPGLTLNHHSFKDRLIMFIFTLPFHALFYLGLFQAIRSAGIIPHLWILFYFACMCGFLTLFLYSARFRAYGLEVYFLIYSSYAITNIIQHSKKLVAA, via the coding sequence ATGAGAAAATATTTACCGGTAAAACATTTTTCAGGATCTTACTATTTTATGATTTTTATGCTCATTGTGGTTATAAGGACTTTATTCACCTTATTTTATCCATTAAACAGTTACCAGTTTTTTGCGGCTGATAGCAATGAATATGTCGGGCTCGCAAATAATATTCTTTCCTTCAACTTCAACTTTGATATCGGCCGTTTTATCCGTTCACCGCTTTATCCCTTTTTTATTGCGCTACATAAAATTATTTTTCAGAGCTACTGGCAAAATGCCCTTATCGCATCTCAAATATTATTGTCTGGTTTTACAGGAATTTATCTTTGCCTGATTAGCAAAGAGCTTTTTAAAAATGTGCCTTCGATAGTAATAACCGGCCTTTTGTATTCGATTTATCTTCCCGTTTTTTATTATGTCTATTCATTTACTTCAGAAACAGTATACATGTTTTTCAATGTGGTGTCGATATATTACCTTCTTCGATTATTGAAAGAAAACAGAGCAAAGCATTTGATAGGATATGGAGTAAGCTTTTCACTTGCCTACTTAACGAGAGCAGAAATCCTCCTCTTTGTACCATTTGTCGTGTCGCTTATTTTTTACGCTTACAGAAAGAATTTTTATGATGCTTTTAAAATTTCCTGTTCGGTATTTATCATTTGGTTTTTAATGACCTTACCGTGGGCGCTTGTGAACGAAAAGATTCATCATTCCTATATCACTTCAAGCAATGGTGGCAAATATGTATTTTATCTTTCAAATTCACGGCTTGGTTACGCAGACATTGTAGAAACTCCTGCAATAGGTTCTCCGGGATATGATGCACTGCTTAACAATTATAATTTTTATAATTCCGACTATGATTCCATCATCAACCTGGCATCCAATATTAAACAGGACGCCTTTTTTCTCTCGGCAATCCGGTGGATAGGCAACAATCCGGATAAATTTATAAAAGTGAAAATATGTAACCTGTTGAACTTTTTTTTACCTGGTCTTACTTTAAATCATCACTCCTTCAAGGACCGGCTGATCATGTTTATTTTCACACTTCCGTTTCATGCTCTATTCTACCTTGGATTATTCCAGGCTATACGATCCGCAGGCATTATTCCGCACCTCTGGATTTTATTTTATTTCGCATGCATGTGTGGATTTTTAACGCTGTTTCTGTACTCCGCACGTTTCAGGGCCTACGGGCTTGAAGTGTATTTCCTTATTTATTCTTCTTACGCAATCACAAATATTATTCAACATTCGAAGAAACTGGTAGCGGCGTAA
- a CDS encoding glycosyltransferase family 4 protein, with the protein MPIPQKKILFIGPHRPNRNGSQRFRMEQYFPYLEEQGFICDYSWFLEEKEDRILYSPGNAFGKLGVFMKAVIIRLRDVLHANRYDIIFIQREALMTGSVFFERQFSRSGAKVIFDFDDAIWLEDTSEANKSMAWLKRPSKTADIIKASNLVIAGNEFLADYARQFNSAVEIIPTVVDTSIYVPEKKPATERICIGWSGSKTTVKHFSLIVPVLKTLKEKYGSQIFFRQIGDKNFTAAGLSIESSDWKLEGEVDELNSIDIGLMPLPDDEWSKGKCGFKAIQLMALEIPSVVSPAGVNKKIIQHGENGFLASDTEDWIKCISDLIESSLLRERIGASARKSVEEKYSVKSQFPRLLSILYSLTGITN; encoded by the coding sequence ATGCCAATACCCCAAAAGAAAATACTCTTTATCGGCCCTCACCGGCCTAACAGAAACGGCAGTCAGCGCTTCAGGATGGAACAGTATTTTCCGTACCTGGAAGAACAGGGTTTTATCTGCGACTACTCCTGGTTCCTGGAAGAAAAAGAGGATCGTATTCTTTACAGTCCGGGAAATGCATTTGGAAAACTTGGTGTTTTTATGAAGGCAGTAATCATACGCTTACGCGATGTGCTCCATGCCAACAGGTACGATATCATTTTTATTCAGCGGGAAGCCCTAATGACAGGATCTGTTTTTTTCGAACGGCAATTTTCACGTTCCGGCGCAAAAGTAATTTTTGATTTTGACGATGCGATCTGGCTTGAAGACACTTCTGAGGCGAATAAGTCCATGGCCTGGCTGAAGCGTCCTTCGAAAACTGCTGATATTATTAAAGCATCAAATTTGGTGATTGCTGGCAATGAATTCTTAGCTGATTATGCACGGCAATTCAATAGCGCTGTCGAAATAATACCCACCGTGGTGGATACTTCTATCTACGTTCCGGAAAAAAAACCTGCAACAGAACGCATATGTATCGGGTGGAGTGGAAGTAAAACCACTGTAAAACATTTTTCCCTGATTGTGCCCGTTTTGAAAACGCTGAAGGAAAAATATGGATCGCAAATCTTTTTCAGGCAAATTGGTGATAAGAATTTTACGGCAGCTGGTCTTTCAATTGAAAGTTCAGACTGGAAACTTGAGGGCGAAGTAGATGAATTAAACAGCATTGATATTGGGTTGATGCCACTGCCGGATGATGAGTGGTCTAAAGGTAAATGCGGTTTTAAAGCTATACAGCTCATGGCCCTCGAAATTCCATCTGTAGTTTCTCCGGCAGGAGTGAATAAAAAAATCATACAGCATGGCGAAAATGGCTTTTTAGCTTCTGATACTGAAGACTGGATAAAATGTATTTCTGATTTAATTGAATCTTCTTTACTTCGGGAAAGGATAGGTGCATCAGCACGAAAAAGCGTAGAAGAAAAATATTCTGTAAAATCACAATTCCCGCGTTTGCTTTCTATACTTTACTCTTTGACAGGTATAACTAACTAA
- a CDS encoding glycosyltransferase — translation MGKRVLYISYDGMTDPLGQSQVIPYLKGLSLLGHQVAIVSAEKKESFLQLGQAIQKILTAANIEWRPVLYSNAFPGFSAYATFRRLRRKAIQRQHKNPFNIVHCRSYIPALIGMELKKRSGLKFIFDMRGFWADERVEGGIWDLRNPLYRSAFQFFKKKEREFLSESDAVISLTSAAKVEILSWNELKINSGKISVIPCCADLDFFSEKNTDLKKQQQLRDELGIQAADFILCYSGSTGTWYLLNDMLKFFRCLLDEKPNSKFLFITPDEKEKIVSAATAIGIEKSSIIVVFAKRDAMPLLLSLSHAAIFFIKNSFSKKASSPTKMGEFMSMGIPIVCNDGVGDVGTIMSTCNAGILLPNLEDASLRNGVKQILTSSFPKEEIKDAAMHFYSLKQGVKQYDEIYSSL, via the coding sequence ATGGGAAAGCGGGTTTTGTACATATCGTATGATGGAATGACGGATCCGCTCGGGCAATCGCAGGTAATTCCCTATTTGAAAGGATTAAGTCTCTTGGGTCATCAGGTTGCGATTGTAAGTGCTGAGAAGAAGGAATCGTTTTTGCAACTGGGTCAAGCCATCCAAAAAATATTGACAGCAGCTAATATTGAATGGCGACCTGTTCTTTACTCAAATGCTTTTCCGGGGTTTTCTGCCTATGCAACTTTTCGACGACTTAGAAGAAAAGCAATTCAGCGACAGCATAAAAATCCATTCAACATTGTTCATTGCCGCAGTTATATACCTGCACTGATTGGTATGGAATTAAAAAAAAGATCAGGGTTGAAATTCATTTTCGACATGCGTGGATTTTGGGCTGATGAACGCGTGGAAGGTGGGATCTGGGATCTGCGAAATCCATTGTATCGAAGTGCATTTCAATTTTTTAAAAAGAAAGAGCGGGAATTTCTCAGCGAAAGTGATGCAGTGATTAGTCTTACTTCAGCTGCGAAGGTTGAGATATTATCATGGAATGAATTGAAAATTAATTCCGGTAAAATCAGCGTAATTCCCTGTTGTGCCGACCTAGATTTTTTTTCAGAAAAAAATACCGATCTGAAAAAGCAACAACAACTTCGCGATGAACTGGGCATTCAGGCCGCTGATTTTATCCTATGCTATTCAGGATCTACAGGCACCTGGTATTTATTGAATGATATGTTAAAATTCTTCCGCTGTCTACTTGATGAAAAACCAAATTCTAAATTTCTCTTCATCACTCCGGATGAAAAGGAAAAAATTGTTTCAGCTGCCACTGCTATCGGTATTGAAAAATCAAGCATCATCGTTGTTTTTGCAAAAAGAGATGCAATGCCCTTGCTGTTGAGTTTAAGCCATGCAGCAATCTTCTTCATTAAAAATTCGTTCTCAAAAAAAGCTTCTTCCCCAACAAAAATGGGTGAGTTTATGAGCATGGGAATTCCAATAGTTTGCAATGATGGCGTTGGTGATGTGGGAACCATCATGAGTACTTGCAATGCCGGCATCCTGCTTCCTAACCTCGAAGATGCTTCGTTGAGAAATGGTGTAAAGCAAATATTGACTTCCTCATTCCCAAAAGAGGAGATTAAAGATGCGGCCATGCATTTTTATTCACTCAAACAAGGCGTCAAACAATACGACGAAATTTACTCTTCTTTGTAG
- a CDS encoding class I SAM-dependent methyltransferase gives MICNHPKLQILTRYAVHHLVKCSNCGFVFANSIPLESELVHHYEGYGRRNYLSPITVKRYHELLNRFEKFRSTRKLIDVGCGIGYFLEVAKEQNWNVYGTEFTDEAIRICREKGINMQQGKLNPANYEATSFDVITSFEVLEHINNPREEVQHFHRLLRQGGAVYITTPNFNSLSRIFLKEKWNVLAYPEHLCYYTPATLQRLFTESGFSLLKIETTGISITRAKTSLKISNQSYISETSDDEKFRRTLESNSLMRSIKSVTNKLLTFWDAGDSIKATFIKK, from the coding sequence TTGATCTGCAACCACCCGAAGCTCCAGATACTTACACGATACGCAGTGCATCATCTTGTGAAGTGCAGTAACTGCGGTTTCGTTTTTGCAAACAGCATTCCTTTAGAATCAGAATTGGTTCATCATTATGAAGGATATGGTCGCAGGAATTACTTGTCACCCATCACTGTAAAGCGATATCATGAATTACTGAATCGTTTTGAAAAATTCAGAAGCACACGGAAGCTGATAGATGTAGGATGTGGCATTGGATATTTCTTGGAAGTTGCAAAGGAACAAAACTGGAATGTATATGGAACAGAATTTACAGATGAAGCGATACGCATTTGCCGTGAGAAAGGAATCAATATGCAACAGGGAAAATTAAATCCGGCCAACTATGAAGCGACATCTTTTGATGTAATTACTTCGTTTGAAGTATTGGAACACATTAACAATCCACGTGAAGAAGTGCAGCACTTTCATAGGTTGCTGCGCCAGGGAGGCGCAGTGTACATCACCACGCCCAACTTTAATTCACTGTCACGGATTTTTTTAAAGGAAAAATGGAATGTGCTGGCTTATCCCGAACATTTATGCTATTACACGCCCGCTACACTTCAGCGGCTGTTTACTGAATCCGGCTTTTCGTTGCTCAAAATAGAAACTACCGGCATCAGTATTACCCGGGCTAAAACGAGCCTGAAAATTTCCAATCAATCTTATATCTCTGAAACATCGGATGATGAAAAATTTCGGCGCACCCTGGAATCCAATTCTCTAATGAGAAGCATCAAATCTGTAACGAATAAGCTACTTACTTTTTGGGATGCCGGCGACAGTATCAAAGCAACCTTCATCAAAAAATAA
- the asnB gene encoding asparagine synthase (glutamine-hydrolyzing) gives MCGIAGYFAPHHSFGANVLEQMTRCMAHRGPDAEGFFRDENAGLGHRRLSIIDVSSDANQPMSSHDGRWVMIFNGEVFNFRDIAKDLSVSWRTQSDTEVMLEAFSKWGPEAVKKFNGMFSIALYDVHEKNMYLFRDRIGVKPLYYALFENTVFFASELKALTLPKEIRTQLQTDREAIALYLQLGYIPQPYTIWQQVKKFPSGCYLKITETTQEFTTWWKPQDAVHSEVIKDEEQAKKQLHELLSSAVNYRLISDVPFGTFLSGGIDSSLITALAQQNSATKINTFTIGFKEEQYNEAAHAKKIATFLHTDHHEHIVTYKDAMNLVEEAMDIYDEPFADSSSIPTLLISKWTRQQVKMVLTGDGGDELFMGYGMYYWAKLLNRPLVKFARAPIASALSVMGEKYRRISWLFRFNDDQNIQQHIFSQAPYFFTEEEIKGLMKAPSLLASLPVFTSQVKRTLSPEEQQSFFDLQYYLKDDLLVKVDRASMKYALECRTPFLDYRVVEFALNVSQQLKMSRNALKILPAKLLSDLLPKELFNRPKQGFSIPLLKWMLHEWRYLIDDYLSEETIREHGIVNVPEVEAMKKKFFAGEHYLYNRLWNLIVLHRWFRQHSQS, from the coding sequence ATGTGCGGCATTGCAGGCTACTTTGCACCTCATCATTCATTCGGCGCAAACGTGCTCGAACAGATGACCCGTTGCATGGCACATCGTGGTCCCGATGCAGAAGGATTTTTCCGGGATGAAAATGCAGGTCTGGGTCACCGTCGTTTAAGCATCATTGATGTTTCGAGTGATGCCAATCAACCCATGTCGTCGCACGATGGTCGCTGGGTAATGATATTCAATGGCGAGGTATTTAACTTCCGAGATATCGCAAAAGATCTTTCCGTTTCCTGGCGAACACAATCAGACACCGAAGTGATGTTGGAAGCATTTAGTAAATGGGGACCTGAAGCAGTGAAAAAATTCAATGGCATGTTTTCGATTGCATTGTATGATGTGCACGAAAAAAATATGTACCTCTTTCGCGATCGTATCGGTGTTAAGCCTTTGTACTATGCCCTTTTCGAAAATACAGTATTCTTCGCATCAGAATTAAAAGCACTCACCCTTCCCAAAGAAATCCGAACACAGCTTCAAACAGACAGGGAAGCAATCGCTTTATACTTACAGCTCGGATATATCCCACAGCCCTATACAATCTGGCAGCAAGTAAAAAAATTTCCTTCTGGTTGTTACTTAAAAATAACTGAAACAACACAGGAATTTACAACGTGGTGGAAGCCGCAGGATGCCGTTCATTCAGAGGTAATCAAAGACGAAGAGCAGGCTAAAAAACAATTACACGAATTGCTTTCCAGTGCTGTAAACTATCGGCTCATCAGTGATGTTCCTTTCGGAACATTTCTCAGCGGCGGCATTGATTCATCACTCATTACGGCACTTGCTCAACAAAACAGCGCAACCAAAATCAACACCTTTACCATCGGATTCAAGGAGGAGCAATACAACGAAGCTGCACATGCAAAAAAAATAGCAACCTTCCTGCATACCGATCATCATGAACATATAGTAACGTATAAAGATGCGATGAACCTGGTAGAGGAAGCGATGGATATTTATGATGAGCCGTTCGCAGATTCTTCCAGCATTCCCACGTTGCTGATTTCTAAATGGACCCGGCAACAGGTGAAGATGGTGCTTACAGGTGATGGTGGTGATGAATTATTTATGGGATATGGAATGTATTATTGGGCAAAATTGCTGAACCGGCCATTGGTTAAATTCGCAAGGGCTCCGATTGCTTCAGCTCTTTCGGTGATGGGCGAAAAATACAGGCGCATCTCCTGGCTTTTCCGTTTCAATGACGACCAGAATATTCAACAGCATATCTTTTCACAGGCGCCATATTTTTTTACGGAAGAGGAAATTAAAGGCCTCATGAAAGCTCCCAGTTTATTGGCTTCACTGCCGGTTTTTACAAGCCAGGTAAAACGTACACTATCTCCGGAAGAGCAGCAATCTTTTTTCGATTTACAATATTATTTGAAAGATGATCTGCTGGTAAAAGTAGATCGTGCCAGCATGAAGTACGCGTTGGAATGTCGCACTCCGTTTCTCGATTACCGTGTTGTTGAATTTGCATTGAATGTTTCGCAACAGCTGAAGATGAGCAGGAATGCGCTGAAAATTTTGCCTGCTAAATTGTTGAGTGACCTGTTACCAAAGGAATTATTTAACAGACCCAAACAGGGTTTCTCCATTCCGCTTTTAAAATGGATGCTTCACGAATGGCGCTATCTTATTGATGATTATCTTTCGGAAGAAACGATCCGGGAGCACGGCATCGTGAATGTACCTGAAGTGGAAGCAATGAAGAAGAAATTCTTTGCAGGTGAACATTATCTTTATAATCGTCTCTGGAACCTGATCGTATTACATCGCTGGTTTCGTCAACATTCGCAATCGTGA
- a CDS encoding sulfotransferase: MRQIDLMIVGAQKAATTSLKNYLGKHPSLITHNLTEFAFFANDEEYLEGFEHAFKKYFPETFSHSAKKIIAKNASLYENEEALTRLYEHNPDCLIVLIIRNPIERAYSSYNMERESGWYTKPWSAISTSLTNFSKGEKDQMFRLFIELGLYSEHLKKILRFFPKQQVQIILFDELKSDPSAVCARLFRRLEVNDSIVVDTTVIHNPTKKARSKKMGRFLIWLMNNENPLKIIAKKILPTKTFLKIRDWLFKANTGDTIAKLPPMSPEILGELTAFFKPYNDELQMMTGLKLGHWNE; encoded by the coding sequence ATGCGACAAATTGATCTGATGATTGTCGGTGCGCAAAAAGCAGCTACCACTTCACTAAAAAATTATTTAGGGAAACATCCGTCACTTATCACTCATAACCTCACCGAGTTTGCTTTTTTCGCGAATGACGAGGAATATCTGGAAGGCTTTGAACATGCATTTAAAAAGTATTTTCCTGAAACATTTTCGCATTCAGCAAAAAAAATAATAGCAAAAAATGCAAGTCTGTATGAGAATGAAGAAGCTCTCACGAGACTGTATGAGCACAACCCTGATTGCCTTATTGTGTTGATCATTCGCAATCCTATAGAGCGGGCCTATTCGTCGTACAATATGGAGCGGGAAAGCGGTTGGTATACCAAACCCTGGTCTGCTATTTCAACCTCGTTAACTAATTTCAGTAAAGGAGAAAAGGATCAGATGTTCCGCCTTTTTATAGAACTGGGTTTGTATTCGGAGCATTTAAAAAAAATACTCCGCTTTTTCCCAAAACAACAGGTGCAGATTATATTATTTGATGAATTGAAGTCGGATCCTTCAGCGGTTTGTGCGCGGCTGTTCAGACGACTTGAAGTTAATGATTCGATAGTTGTTGATACTACGGTGATTCATAATCCCACAAAAAAAGCTCGATCAAAGAAGATGGGCAGGTTTTTAATTTGGTTGATGAATAATGAGAATCCGCTTAAAATCATCGCAAAGAAAATACTGCCGACGAAGACATTTCTCAAGATACGTGATTGGCTCTTCAAGGCAAATACAGGAGATACCATTGCGAAACTTCCTCCAATGTCACCTGAGATTTTGGGTGAGCTGACGGCATTTTTCAAACCTTATAATGATGAGCTGCAGATGATGACCGGTTTGAAGCTGGGACATTGGAATGAATAA
- a CDS encoding GNAT family N-acetyltransferase yields MMYKYHLKDGLPDEIFMPVKNIFDQCNHRFFYQDPEWLRMEPDKKKLLIVTDSSNSIIAYAALETKKLRTIHLSFGPVTLNEDDLPEIIAGMAKWLKEQGWWRLTIQLAIPVIHGGDHIVSKTRELAFFRQSSNLFNWKSWWLALDQEPEQLMKSFSHHHLKSVRQGLKQPITFLEATTDEQALMLASLYIEMYRKRKLPVNENDTRQLFSAVNNYIQQHKKGIMLEAVLDGRTVGGIVIIFQGNTAYYYLGVTTISYKRSIPILYAAFFHVMAYCRKSGISTLDFGGIAVASKEGESLHNINRFKMGFGGNAVNYPGLMVFDLNPLISRSIEKGMQWRNQFRKWKERK; encoded by the coding sequence ATGATGTATAAGTACCACTTGAAGGACGGCTTGCCGGACGAAATTTTTATGCCGGTAAAAAATATCTTCGATCAATGTAACCATCGTTTTTTTTACCAGGATCCCGAATGGCTTCGTATGGAGCCGGACAAAAAGAAACTGCTTATAGTAACAGATTCTTCAAATAGTATTATCGCTTATGCTGCATTGGAAACAAAGAAACTAAGAACCATTCATCTTTCATTTGGGCCTGTAACTTTGAATGAGGACGACTTGCCGGAAATCATTGCCGGCATGGCAAAGTGGTTGAAAGAACAAGGATGGTGGAGACTTACCATACAGCTTGCAATTCCTGTTATTCATGGTGGAGATCATATCGTAAGCAAAACCCGGGAGCTGGCTTTTTTTCGCCAGTCAAGCAATCTCTTCAACTGGAAAAGCTGGTGGCTGGCATTGGATCAGGAACCTGAGCAACTCATGAAATCCTTCAGCCATCATCATTTAAAAAGTGTGCGGCAAGGATTGAAACAACCAATAACATTCCTAGAAGCCACCACAGATGAACAGGCGCTTATGCTTGCATCATTGTATATTGAAATGTACCGCAAGCGGAAATTGCCCGTGAATGAAAATGATACACGGCAACTTTTTTCAGCAGTCAATAACTATATTCAACAACATAAGAAAGGTATCATGCTCGAAGCGGTGCTCGATGGTCGGACGGTTGGAGGTATCGTGATAATTTTCCAGGGAAACACAGCGTACTATTATCTTGGAGTAACAACCATCAGCTACAAGAGAAGTATTCCAATCCTTTATGCTGCGTTTTTTCATGTGATGGCCTATTGTCGCAAATCCGGAATCAGTACGCTTGATTTTGGCGGCATTGCAGTTGCAAGTAAAGAAGGGGAATCACTCCACAATATCAACCGTTTCAAAATGGGCTTTGGAGGAAATGCAGTTAACTATCCGGGGCTAATGGTATTTGACCTTAATCCATTGATATCGCGCAGCATTGAAAAAGGAATGCAATGGAGAAATCAATTCAGGAAATGGAAGGAACGGAAATGA
- a CDS encoding class I SAM-dependent methyltransferase, with translation MDKNKEVYENHRISARYFGWHWMFPPEKKFLQTLREKQAPVSMLDVGIGGGRTTHSFAPRVEHYTGIDYSGAMISYCKRKFKSLKNVELFEMDARDLSAFPDEKFDIVLFSFNGIDCVDYEGRNKILSEFRRVLKPGGTLLFSFHNVRHLYNLYSFQMPRNPFTIPWELKRIKMLHKLNGPPSQYVGKEIFSMYDGADNFHTLIFYLLPEKQLHDLRRTGFELMQWWDLASGKTIESDQLIDTAIPWIFVQAHKL, from the coding sequence ATGGACAAGAATAAAGAAGTGTATGAGAACCATAGGATTTCAGCCCGTTACTTCGGATGGCATTGGATGTTTCCCCCGGAAAAGAAATTTCTGCAAACACTTCGTGAAAAGCAAGCACCTGTGAGCATGCTTGATGTAGGTATCGGCGGCGGCAGGACAACTCATTCTTTTGCGCCCAGAGTAGAGCATTATACAGGCATTGATTATTCAGGTGCGATGATCAGTTATTGCAAACGGAAATTCAAGTCTTTAAAAAATGTGGAATTGTTCGAGATGGATGCGAGAGATTTATCTGCTTTTCCTGATGAAAAATTCGACATTGTTCTATTCTCCTTTAATGGAATCGATTGCGTGGATTATGAAGGAAGGAATAAAATTCTTTCCGAATTCAGGCGGGTATTGAAACCAGGCGGAACGTTATTGTTTTCTTTTCATAATGTCAGGCACCTGTATAATTTATACTCTTTTCAAATGCCACGAAATCCATTTACGATTCCGTGGGAGCTGAAAAGAATAAAAATGCTCCACAAGCTGAATGGTCCTCCAAGCCAGTACGTAGGCAAAGAAATATTTTCAATGTATGATGGCGCAGATAATTTTCATACGCTTATCTTCTACCTATTGCCGGAAAAACAATTGCATGATCTTCGTCGTACCGGATTTGAATTAATGCAATGGTGGGACCTTGCATCAGGCAAAACAATTGAATCCGATCAGTTGATTGATACTGCTATTCCGTGGATATTTGTCCAGGCGCACAAATTATGA
- a CDS encoding polysaccharide deacetylase family protein: MAYCKKHYAVILPSQWNEKTALPKMVITIDDGFHDFMEYALPILADNNLPAVHNVLISSIINNQVNWTYRLNLIVEDHLKSKKNFSLTEYMIPYRMIVTQNNAPKVALETMLLLKDLPLPQTEKILSQLEQFCESDLYYPKMMNESDLKSCEAAGIEIGSHGWTHILLKGSLGAEILKHEIVESKIALEKMLGHEVECFAFPAGQYDNEVVNYTRQAGYKYIFAAGDQFFHPTNTDTVPVLFPRITPSAGNIDMNILKIESLNLLLKNKLSAHGQE, encoded by the coding sequence ATGGCATATTGTAAAAAGCATTATGCCGTGATTCTGCCCTCACAGTGGAATGAAAAAACAGCACTTCCCAAAATGGTGATTACTATTGATGATGGTTTTCATGATTTTATGGAATATGCATTGCCGATTCTCGCAGATAATAATTTGCCGGCTGTTCACAATGTGCTAATTTCATCCATCATCAATAATCAGGTGAACTGGACTTACCGCCTTAACCTGATTGTGGAAGATCATTTAAAATCGAAGAAAAATTTTTCACTTACGGAATACATGATACCATACCGCATGATCGTAACCCAGAACAACGCTCCTAAAGTAGCATTGGAGACAATGTTATTATTGAAAGATTTGCCTTTGCCTCAAACAGAAAAGATATTATCGCAACTTGAACAATTCTGCGAAAGCGATCTCTATTATCCGAAAATGATGAATGAAAGTGATTTAAAATCCTGCGAAGCTGCCGGCATTGAGATCGGATCACATGGATGGACGCATATATTACTAAAGGGTTCGTTGGGCGCGGAAATCTTAAAACATGAAATCGTTGAATCAAAAATAGCACTCGAAAAAATGCTCGGGCATGAAGTGGAATGTTTTGCATTTCCCGCTGGTCAGTATGACAATGAAGTGGTTAATTATACACGGCAAGCAGGTTACAAATATATATTTGCAGCCGGCGATCAGTTTTTTCACCCAACGAATACTGATACAGTACCTGTATTATTTCCCAGGATTACCCCTTCCGCAGGCAATATCGATATGAATATTTTGAAAATAGAAAGTTTGAATTTGCTTCTCAAAAACAAACTGTCGGCTCATGGACAAGAATAA